A stretch of the Phyllopteryx taeniolatus isolate TA_2022b chromosome 5, UOR_Ptae_1.2, whole genome shotgun sequence genome encodes the following:
- the nup205 gene encoding nuclear pore complex protein Nup205 isoform X4, giving the protein MAVQMAVNSGANLWGPLKELWETVEGAVLRRQPESFHVLDLQLKKHKPHFLSLFKNPPKSAEQREKVRKASTEGIAIQGQQGSRLLPEQLLSEAFILSDLFDVGELAALELLLAGEQQQSHFPGLTRGLVAVLLYWDGKLCVANSLRTLIQSRHGKTFTMDLSGELVSLMTHFTDELMSQGLTKRILTLVNEINLTREFERLQKERGLGNEKHRKGVADLIKESRQALADSLFAWTCQSPLTKDDTLALIAHLETVSAQADGSLDSVNLALVMALMYCLDVSFIEQGTEDREDLLQALPLLTERQYVSAVHSRLTDTQPWKLPGLQAVCRLTWALSLRVLSQLPQGAALVEFTEADEALADQAFLGDVFLFIKEGMLDCESFIQEEFYIRRLHSLITDFLALMPMKVKQLRNRADEDARLVHMSLQMDNEPPSSLRKDLDHLMMLIGEFYNKDPFGMELGLEYWCPTDPLQHNSLQGSYLGMALQRPPHKQVVLSKFVRQMGDLLPSTLYISYLRMLKGLANGPQCAHYCFSLLKTNGASHGDNIQGVAGSPVSWEHFFHSLMLYHENLRRDLPNPDAAHYRHPPLRGITQRELEGLTSFLQLLMTIITWSENARLALCEHPQWTPVVVMLGLLQCSVPPVLKAELLRCLAAFGKSPEIAASLWQSLEYTQILQTVRSPGQRQAAGIEVELNEIESSCEEYPLTRGFCHLISTLAESSLPLNLGAGLRVPGFQPYLNFLRDTVFLAFPTRAYRRPAEKWEVADATLEVFHKLLRDYEPQPSDFIQEMVELQGEQVPAHKPPGHSIMFHLLNDSPMLALCLSVLEEGVRQLDTYAPFPGKKHLESAVLHCLCLLDLTLQKEVVFMDLLRESQASLLVSPLEQLLQGVSPQTRRADHIVNVARYLYHNDSNPEAAFQSSKILRRIANYPNIQDRLVGDFTHDQVVSEKLMAGFVECLDNDEAEEGTETENDSDSQKTVARIRHETQVHILNLLITSLELKTPNLALYLLGYEVKKRVSSTNLQDPGVLGCPRSCLHAILSLLQRGTEKRSGPVLTRHAPHLAELCYQVIHQLCACSETSGPTMRYLRTSQDFLFSHLQHLPFILPGDQIAALSQMSWLMKTAAIELRVTSLNRQRSHTQRLVNLLLDDQPHSQHAVEGESGMEEETRSVSGFLHFDSVSKVRRKLLTVLDAIDFSQDMPELLQLDFFERTQIEQVISNCEHINEQGHTVCNVKLLHRVLVAEVNALQGMAAIGQRPLLMEEVNSILQQVVERNRVRRSLSAKRHALQSWRSLVETLLTACPADLIAVEDRQLIIRDLLLDLHDKVLSEDAAGELMPIVAGAVFTLTAHLSQSVLSEHQQGAGLESSSGFASIANSALHLILRKLLDFILSTGGGYQRLRAHLYGSLLYYLQIAQKPEEPDTLQTAGRAMWERLTAPEDGFSKLQRENLTIIESYGRALMEVVCRDACDGHEISRMLALAVLDRILSIDRQNQWLVYVCNSGYLRSLVESLRQDDTALQSLLTPQPPLLKPLYIYESKIALLTRVAKTNQGAVELLRCGLVAQLIECQVFDMIPESESHRVMRDPSVFIPSPVDRYRQILLPTLRLFQVILTSTTMNHQQGAAQILQWLIVHADTIQSLLRSPELSIGALQELSLLTGIISKTALPGALETGGEVNGAALMEFQGHINRFQRLCLLLLSRLAGSERERLLKQAAITAAADSAERREEMEVAMQQVCANIMEYCQILLQQSSALPQFTICLFSPFGSEPAGRDGGRADLTSSLPNMAYSRSPSLGLVLFLLKNSAADFFRFHQSHRQSLGKLQSLDQLPPEELKELCQGLVHGPGGVEKISSVQRSLLANKRLVQLVNNRAKLLALCFYIIETCLFVLWRHLEYYLLHCTPTDPKDSPLPGAALYRSRLADDSFGSLQGSTGRGAISRVTKQDLELLKSDMAAGFGEALQRKLLEVEGLYSQVRSRYTFIQALVRRIRGLLRQLKS; this is encoded by the exons ATGGCGGTGCAGATGGCGGTAAATTCGG GAGCCAATCTGTGGGGACCACTAAAGGAGTTATGGGAGACAGTGGAGGGGGCTGTGTTGAGGAGACAGCCAGAGAGCTTCCATGTGCTCGACCTGCAGttgaaaaaacacaaaccacacTTTCTGTCCCTCTTTAAGAACCCG CCAAAGAGTGCAGAGCAGAGAGAGAAGGTGCGGAAAGCCAGCACAGAAGGCATCGCCATCCAGGGTCAGCAGGGGTCCCGACTCCTTCCGGAGCAGCTTCTTTCAGAGGCCTTTATCCTCAGTGATTTGTTTGACGTTGGAGAATTGGCAGCTCTGGAGCTTTTGTTGGCAG GTGAGCAGCAGCAATCCCACTTTCCAGGCTTGACACGTGGCTTGGTGGCGGTGCTCCTCTATTGGGATGGAAAGCTTTGTGTAGCCAACTCTCTGCGCACACTTATCCAGTCACGTCATGGCAAAACTTTTACTATGGACCTCAG CGGAGAGCTGGTGTCTTTGATGACACATTTCACAGATGAACTGATGAGCCAGGGATTGACTAAGCGCATCCTGACCTTGGTAAATGAGATCAATCTTACACGCGAGTTTGAGCGGCTGCAGAAGGAGCGAGGCCTTGGCAATGAAAAGCACAGGAAGGGG GTTGCAGACCTCATCAAAGAAAGCAGGCAGGCCCTAGCGGACAGCCTGTTTGCATGGACCTGCCAATCACCTTTGACTAAAGATGATACCCTGGCTCTCATTGCCCACCTGGAAACAGTATCGGCTCAAGCTGATGGCTCACTGGACAGTGTGAACCTGGCTCTGGTCATGGCACTGATGTACTGTTTGGATGTCAGCTTcattgagcaaggcactgaggATAGAGAAG ATCTGCTCCAGGCGCTGCCGCTGCTCACAGAGAGACAGTATGTGTCAGCAGTGCACAGTCGTTTGACGGACACGCAGCCATGGAAGCTTCCCGGCCTGCAGGCTGTGTGTCGCTTGACTTGGGCTCTTTCTCTGAGGGTGCTGTCCCAGCTGCCACAGGGTGCAG CCCTCGTGGAGTTCACTGAAGCAGACGAGGCGCTGGCAGACCAGGCCTTCCTGGGAGATGTCTTCCTCTTCATTAAAGAGGGCATGCTTGATTGTGAGAGTTTCATCCAGGAGGAGTTTTACATCCGCCGCCTCCATTCACTCATCACAGATTTTCTGGCACTAATGCCAATGAAG GTGAAGCAGTTACGTAACCGTGCAGATGAGGATGCCCGTTTGGTGCATATGTCCTTACAAATGGACAATGAGCCTCCATCATCATTGCGCAAGGACTTGGACCACCTCATGATGCTT ataGGAGAGTTCTACAATAAAGATCCATTCGGAATGGAGTTGGGTCTGGAGTACTGGTGTCCCACAGACCCCCTCCAACACAACTCACTGCAAGGATCCTACCTGGGAATGGCACTGCAAAGGCCTCCACATAAACAG GTCGTTCTGTCCAAGTTTGTGCGTCAAATGGGAGACCTTCTGCCCTCCACCCTCTATATCTCTTATCTCCGGATGCTGAAAGGTCTTGCCAATGGTCCTCAGTGTGCTCACTACTGCTTCAGCCTGCTGAAAACCAATGGAGCTTCACATG GTGATAACATCCAGGGAGTAGCAGGCAGTCCAGTGTCATGGGAGCATTTTTTCCACTCCCTCATGCTCTACCATGAGAATCTGCGACGAGACCTACCAAATCCTGATGCAGCCCATTATCGCCACCCACCTCTACGGGGCATCACTCAACGAGAACTGGAAGGACTCACCTCATTTTTGCAGTTACTCATGACAATTATTACATGG AGTGAAAATGCTCGCCTGGCATTGTGTGAGCACCCCCAGTGGACACCTGTGGTGGTGATGCTGGGGCTGTTACAGTGCAGCGTTCCACCTGTCCTGAAAGCTGAGCTTCTTCGCTGCCTGGCAGCCTTCGGCAAATCTCCCGAAATCGCTGCTTCACTCTGGCAGTCACTAGAGTACACGCAG ATTCTTCAAACGGTACGTAGCCCAGGACAAAGACAGGCAGCAGGAATTGAG GTGGAGCTTAACGAGATCGAGTCAAGTTGTGAGGAGTACCCTCTGACACGGGGCTTCTGTCATCTAATAAGTACATTAGCGGAGAGCAGCCTTCCCCTTAATTTGGGCGCAGGTCTGCGTGTGCCAGGCTTCCAGCCCTACCTGAATTTCTTGCGTGACACTGTCTTCCTGGCTTTCCCCACGAGAGCATATCGACGTCCAGCTGAGAAG TGGGAAGTAGCTGACGCTACACTTGAAGTGTTCCACAAGCTGCTGCGGGATTACGAGCCGCAGCCGTCAGACTTCATCCAGGAGATGGTGGAGCTTCAGGGTGAGCAGGTCCCAGCCCACAAGCCACCAGGCCACAGCATCATGTTCCACCTGCTCAACGACTCGCCCATGTTGGCGCTCTGCCTCAGTGTGTTGGAGGAGGGTGTACGCCAGCTGGACACCTATGCCCCCTTCCCTG GCAAGAAGCACCTGGAGTCCGCAGTACTGCATTGCCTCTGCCTGCTAGACCTGACCCTGCAGAAGGAGGTGGTGTTCATGGACCTCCTCAGGGAGAGCCAAGCCTCTCTTTTGGTTTCCCCACTGGAGCAGCTCTTACAAGGGGTCAGTCCTCAAACCCGCAGAGCAGATCACATTGTCAATGTGGCCAG ATATCTCTACCACAATGACTCCAACCCCGAGGCCGCCTTCCAGAGTTCTAAAATCTTACGTCGCATCGCAAACTACCCAAACATTCAAGATAGGCTTGTTGGAGATTTCACACATGACCAG GTTGTGAGTGAAAAGCTGATGGCAGGCTTCGTGGAGTGTCTGGATAATGACGAGGCAGAAGAAGGAACAGAGACAGAAAATG ATTCAGATTCCCAAAAGACGGTGGCACGAATCAGACATGAAACCCAGGTTCATATCCTTAACTTACTCATCACCTCTTTGGAGCTGAAGACGCCCAATCTGGCATTGTATCTACTCGGCTATGAAGTCAAGAAGCGGGTGTCCTCCACCAATCTGCAGGATCCAG GTGTGTTAGGGTGCCCGCGGAGTTGCCTGCATGCCATCCTGAGTCTCCTGCAGAGAGGTACTGAAAAAAGATCAGGACCTGTCCTCACTCGACATGCTCCACACCTGGCAGAGCTCTGCTACCAG GTGATCCACCAACTGTGTGCCTGCTCTGAAACATCTGGACCCACAATGCGCTATTTGAGGACGAGCCAGGACTTCCTGTTCTCTCATCTGCAACACCTACCTTTTATCCTTCCTG GTGACCAGATTGCTGCCCTGTCCCAGATGTCTTGGCTCATGAAAACAGCTGCCATCGAGCTGAGGGTGACATCACTGAACCGCCAGCGCTCACATACGCAGCGCCTCGTCAACCTGCTGCTCGATGACCAGCCACACTCACAGCATGCAG TTGAAGGAGAATCTGGCATGGAGGAAGAAACGAGATCAGTCAGTGGTTTCTTACATTTTGACTCCGTTTCCAAAG TACGCAGGAAGTTGTTGACTGTGTTGGATGCCATCGACTTCAGCCAAGATATGCCTGAGCTGCTGCAGCTGGACTTTTTTGAGCGTACTCAGATCGAACAAGTCATCTCCAACTGTGAACACATCAATGAGCAAGGACACACTGTGTGCAATGTGAAG TTGCTCCATAGAGTGCTTGTTGCTGAGGTGAATGCTCTGCAAGGGATGGCAGCCATTGGACAGAGACCCCTGTTAATGGAG GAGGTGAACTCGATCCTGCAGCAGGTTGTGGAACGTAACCGTGTCCGACGGAGTCTGAGTGCAAAGAGACATGCACTCCAGTCCTGGAGGAGCCTGGTGGAGACACTGCTGACCGCCTGCCCTGCTGACCTCATAGCAGTAGAAGATAGACAGCTAATCATCAGAGACCTGCTTTTAGACCTGCATGATAAG GTTTTATCCGAGGATGCAGCTGGAGAACTGATGCCTATTGTAGCTGGGGCTGTCTTCACTCTGACTGCTCACCTCAGCCAATCAGTGCTATCTGAGCACCAGCAAGGGGCAGGATTAGAATCCTCATCCGGTTTTGCCTCAATAGCGAACTCCGCCCTTCATCTTATCCTTCGCAAGCTACTGGACTTCATCCTTTCTACTG GAGGAGGATACCAGCGTCTACGCGCACACCTGTATGGTTCTTTGCTGTACTACCTTCAAATTGCTCAAAAACCTGAGGAACCAGATACTTTGCAGACTG CTGGGAGGGCAATGTGGGAGCGTCTAACAGCACCCGAGGATGGCTTTTCCAAACTGCAGCGAGAGAACCTCACTATCATCGAGAGCTACGGCAGGGCACTAATGGAGGTGGTGTGCAGGGATGCATGCGACGGCCATGAAATTAGCAGG ATGCTAGCTCTGGCAGTGCTGGACCGAATCCTGTCCATCGACCGTCAGAACCAGTGGCTGGTGTACGTTTGCAACAGCGGCTACCTCCGCTCGCTAGTGGAGAGCCTGAGGCAGGACGACACGGCCCTGCAGAGCTTGCTCACACCTCAGCCTCCCCTCCTCAAGCCACTCTACATCTATGAGAGCAAGATC GCCCTGCTGACCCGCGTGGCCAAGACGAACCAGGGTGCTGTCGAGCTGCTCCGCTGCGGACTGGTAGCACAGCTGATTGAGTGTCAGGTGTTTGACATGATACCCGAGAGTGAATCTCACAG GGTGATGCGGGACCCGTCAGTTTTCATCCCCAGCCCTGTGGACCGGTACAGACAGATTCTTTTACCCACCCTGAGGCTCTTCCAGGTGATACTCACCTCGACCACTATGAATCACCAGCAAGGGGCAGCACAG ATCCTCCAGTGGCTGATAGTCCACGCAGACACCATCCAGTCACTGTTACGCTCTCCCGAGCTCAGCATAGGAGCGTTGCAGGAGCTCTCTTTGCTTACTGGGATCATCAGTAAGACAGCTCTACCAG GGGCCCTCGAGACGGGCGGAGAGGTCAACGGTGCTGCTCTAATGGAGTTTCAAGGTCACATCAACAGATTCCAG CGATTATGCCTATTGCTGCTCAGCCGCCTGGCAGGCAGTGAGCGAGAGAGGTTACTGAAGCAAGCGGCGATTACTGCAGCTGCAGACTCGGCAGAACGGAGAGAAGAGATGGAGGTGGCCATGCAACAA GTTTGTGCTAACATCATGGAGTACTGCCAAATCCTGCTGCAGCAGAGCTCGGCCCTGCCCCAGTTCACCATCTGCCTGTTCAGCCCGTTTGGCAGCGAGCCGGCTGGCAGGGACGGAGGGCGCGCAG ATCTGACGTCCAGCCTGCCCAACATGGCGTACTCGCGGTCCCCCAGTCTGGGCCTGGTGCTCTTCCTCCTCAAGAACAGCGCCGCCGACTTCTTCCGCTTCCACCAGAGTCACAGGCAGAGTCTGGGAAAGCTGCAGAGTCTGGATCAGCTGCCCCCCGAGGAGCTCAAGGAG TTGTGCCAGGGCCTGGTGCACGGTCCAGGGGGGGTGGAGAAAATCTCGTCGGTGCAAAGAAGTCTGCTGGCCAACAAAAGACTGGTGCAACTCGTCAACAATCGAGCCAAGCTGCTGGCCCTCTGCTTCT ACATCATCGAGACTTGTCTATTTGTGCTGTGGCGCCACCTGGAGTATTACCTGCTGCACTGCACCCCCACCGACCCAAAGGACTCCCCGCTGCCCGGCGCAGCGTTGTATCGATCTCGCCTTGCCGATG aCTCGTTTGGCAGTCTGCAGGGAAGCACCGGCCGTGGAGCCATCTCGCGGGTCACGAAGCAAGATTTAGAGCTG TTGAAGAGTGACATGGCCGCTGGTTTTGGAGAGGCTCTCCAGAGGAAACTTCTGGAGGTGGAAGGCTTGTACAGCCAAGTGCGCTCCCGCTACACCTTCATCCAGGCTCTTGTACGCAGGATCCGAGGCCTCCTGAGACAGCTAAAAAGCTGA